The Sphingomonas sp. KR3-1 genome contains a region encoding:
- a CDS encoding retroviral-like aspartic protease family protein: MNRLAALLLLPLAATAGARDLPQDPSERVPPPQDPALTFPTPENVEATLLALGEIDKRLTVPVAVGNEGPFNFIIDTGAERTVVSRELAGSLRLGAGAPVRVTSMTGSSTVNTVVVPDLVIKSIGELHTIVAPELEARNLGAVGLLGIDTLRNHQVTIDFEKGTMAVRPSVKRKNTVSRDPDEIIVTAKNVFGQLIVTDAYYNNTRIQVVLDTGSQVTMGNSALRKRIGRAAAKPERIQLTSVTGDQTIADYSSAPSIQIGDVKFGAMPIAFADVAPFERFGLMHRPALLLGMDALRSFRRVDIDFPNRQVRFLMPLGSRSRQPPTGTRIRGSETAAPIRAF; the protein is encoded by the coding sequence ATGAACAGGCTTGCAGCGCTTCTCCTGCTCCCGCTGGCCGCAACCGCCGGAGCGCGTGACCTCCCCCAGGATCCGAGCGAGCGCGTCCCGCCGCCCCAGGATCCGGCGCTCACCTTCCCCACGCCCGAGAATGTCGAGGCGACGCTGCTCGCACTCGGCGAGATCGACAAGCGGCTGACGGTGCCGGTTGCAGTGGGCAATGAGGGGCCGTTCAACTTCATCATCGACACCGGCGCCGAGCGCACCGTCGTCTCGCGCGAGCTGGCCGGATCGCTGCGGCTCGGCGCAGGAGCACCGGTCAGGGTCACTTCGATGACCGGCAGCAGCACGGTCAACACCGTGGTGGTGCCCGACCTCGTCATCAAGTCGATCGGCGAGCTGCACACGATCGTCGCCCCCGAGCTCGAGGCGCGCAACCTGGGCGCGGTGGGCCTGCTCGGCATCGACACGCTGCGCAACCACCAGGTGACGATCGACTTCGAGAAGGGCACGATGGCGGTACGCCCCAGCGTCAAGCGCAAGAACACGGTCAGCCGCGACCCCGACGAGATCATCGTCACCGCCAAGAACGTGTTCGGCCAGCTGATCGTGACCGACGCCTATTACAACAATACCCGCATCCAGGTGGTGCTCGACACCGGCAGCCAGGTGACGATGGGCAACAGCGCGCTGCGCAAGCGGATCGGCCGGGCGGCGGCCAAGCCCGAGCGCATCCAGCTGACCAGCGTGACCGGCGACCAGACCATCGCCGACTACAGCTCGGCGCCGTCGATCCAGATCGGCGACGTCAAGTTCGGCGCGATGCCGATCGCCTTCGCCGATGTCGCGCCGTTCGAGCGCTTCGGGCTGATGCACCGCCCCGCGCTGCTGCTCGGCATGGACGCGCTGCGCAGCTTCCGCCGCGTCGACATCGACTTCCCCAACCGCCAGGTCCGCTTCCTGATGCCGCTGGGCTCGCGCTCGCGCCAGCCCCCCACCGGCACGCGGATCCGCGGCTCGGAGACCGCCGCGCCGATCCGCGCCTTCTGA
- the serA gene encoding phosphoglycerate dehydrogenase, translating to MPKVLISDKMDPKAAEIFRARGVEVDEITGKTPEELKAIIGEYDGLAIRSSTKATKEILEAATNLKVIGRAGIGVDNVDIPAASAKGIVVMNTPFGNSITTAEHAIALMFALARQLPEADASTQAGKWEKNRFMGVELTGKTLGLIGAGNIGSIVADRAIGLRMKVVAFDPFLTPERAIEMGVEKVNLDDLLLRADFITLHTPLTDQTRNILSAENLSKTKRGVRIINCARGGLIDEAALKQGLESGHIAGAALDVFAVEPAKEHPLFGTPNFVSTPHLGASTTEAQVNVAIQVAEQMADFLVSGGVTNALNMPSLSAEEAPRLKPYMALAEKLGSLVGQLAHGELGSIAIEVEGAAAELNQKPITGAVLAGLMRVHSDTVNMVNAPFLAKERGLDVREVRHDREGDYHTLVRVTVGTTQGDRSVAGTLFGNAAPRLVELFGIKVEADLAGHMLYIVNEDAPGFIGRLGTTLGEAGVNIGTFHLGRRNAGGEAVLLLSVDDEVNADLIAKVRALPGVKTAMALAF from the coding sequence ATGCCCAAGGTACTGATTTCCGACAAAATGGATCCCAAGGCGGCCGAGATCTTCCGCGCGCGCGGCGTCGAGGTCGACGAGATCACCGGCAAGACCCCCGAAGAGCTGAAGGCGATCATCGGCGAGTATGACGGCCTGGCGATCCGCAGCTCGACCAAGGCGACCAAGGAAATCCTCGAGGCCGCGACCAACCTCAAGGTCATCGGCCGCGCCGGCATCGGCGTCGACAATGTCGATATCCCCGCGGCGTCGGCCAAGGGCATCGTCGTGATGAACACGCCCTTCGGCAACTCGATCACCACTGCCGAGCACGCCATCGCGCTGATGTTCGCGCTCGCCCGCCAGCTGCCCGAGGCCGACGCCTCGACCCAGGCCGGCAAGTGGGAGAAGAACCGCTTCATGGGCGTCGAGCTCACCGGCAAGACGCTCGGCCTGATCGGCGCCGGCAATATCGGCTCGATCGTCGCCGACCGCGCGATCGGCCTGCGCATGAAGGTCGTCGCCTTCGATCCGTTCCTTACCCCCGAGCGCGCGATCGAGATGGGCGTCGAGAAGGTCAACCTCGACGACCTGCTGCTGCGCGCCGATTTCATCACGCTGCACACCCCGCTGACCGACCAGACCCGCAACATCCTCTCGGCCGAGAATCTCTCCAAGACCAAGCGCGGCGTGCGCATCATCAATTGCGCGCGTGGCGGTCTGATCGACGAGGCGGCGCTCAAGCAGGGCCTCGAGAGCGGTCATATCGCCGGTGCCGCGCTCGACGTGTTCGCAGTCGAGCCCGCCAAGGAGCATCCGCTGTTCGGCACGCCCAACTTCGTCTCGACGCCGCACCTCGGCGCCTCGACCACCGAGGCGCAGGTCAATGTCGCGATCCAGGTCGCCGAGCAGATGGCCGATTTCCTCGTCTCGGGCGGTGTCACCAACGCGCTCAACATGCCGAGCCTGTCGGCCGAGGAAGCGCCGCGGTTGAAGCCCTACATGGCGCTGGCCGAGAAGCTCGGCAGCCTGGTCGGCCAGCTCGCGCATGGCGAGCTCGGCAGCATCGCGATCGAGGTCGAGGGCGCAGCCGCCGAGCTCAACCAGAAGCCGATCACCGGCGCGGTGCTCGCCGGGCTGATGCGCGTCCATTCGGACACGGTGAACATGGTCAACGCGCCGTTCCTCGCCAAGGAGCGCGGGCTCGACGTGCGCGAGGTCCGGCATGATCGCGAGGGCGATTACCACACGCTGGTCCGCGTCACCGTCGGCACCACGCAGGGCGATCGCTCGGTCGCGGGCACGCTGTTCGGCAATGCCGCGCCGCGCCTGGTCGAGCTGTTCGGCATCAAGGTCGAGGCCGATCTCGCCGGTCACATGCTCTACATCGTCAACGAGGACGCGCCGGGCTTCATCGGCCGGCTCGGCACCACGCTGGGCGAGGCGGGCGTCAACATCGGCACCTTCCACCTCGGCCGCCGCAACGCCGGCGGCGAGGCGGTGCTGCTGCTCTCGGTCGACGACGAAGTGAATGCCGACCTGATCGCCAAGGTCCGCGCCCTCCCGGGCGTGAAGACTGCGATGGCGCTGGCGTTCTGA
- a CDS encoding mannitol dehydrogenase family protein: protein MISLSRAALASLSATVARPGHDPAAIRTGVVHFGPGAFHRAHQAAYFDRVLDSDPRWGIAAVSLRSAGTVDALKAQDGLYTLAVIDREPSTRIIAAHSDAIGPGEGAKLRTLLADPAIKLATSTVTEKGYCLAADGSLDFNHSDIVHDRARPSEPASVIGWIVAGLADRRAAGAPPFAMLCCDNMTGNGGKLRAACVSLAREWDAGLADWIGAEVAFPDSMVDSITPASDPAFLARIAEQLGVTDQAAVQRERFTQWVLQRFNPADGPDLAAAGVTLTNDVQGYEQAKLRILNGAHSSLAYIGLALGHETVFEAVSDPALGGFVDRLMHDDIAGALKPVEGLDVQGYADAVLGRFRNPAIRHLLSQIAWDGSQKLPYRLLDTVRDRLAAGQDVARLAVPVAAWIAFLHRKAQLGETITDPLADMLAGAASGSDPAAAVLALRQVFPAQLAEDARFRDAVVAAVPAFLEGRATALLAR from the coding sequence ATGATCAGCCTTTCGCGCGCCGCCCTCGCCTCGCTTTCCGCCACCGTCGCGCGGCCCGGCCATGACCCGGCCGCGATCCGCACCGGCGTGGTCCATTTCGGCCCGGGCGCCTTCCACCGCGCGCACCAGGCGGCGTATTTCGACCGGGTGCTGGACAGCGATCCGCGCTGGGGCATCGCCGCGGTCTCGCTGCGCAGCGCCGGCACCGTCGACGCGCTCAAGGCGCAGGACGGACTCTACACGCTGGCGGTGATCGACCGCGAGCCGAGCACGCGCATCATCGCCGCGCATTCCGATGCGATCGGCCCCGGCGAAGGCGCCAAGCTGCGCACCCTGCTCGCCGATCCGGCGATCAAGCTCGCGACCAGCACAGTGACCGAAAAGGGCTATTGCCTCGCCGCCGACGGCAGCCTGGACTTCAACCACTCCGACATCGTCCATGACCGCGCCCGGCCGAGCGAGCCGGCGAGCGTGATCGGCTGGATCGTCGCGGGCCTGGCCGATCGCCGCGCCGCCGGTGCGCCGCCCTTCGCGATGCTGTGCTGCGACAACATGACGGGCAATGGCGGCAAGCTCCGCGCCGCCTGCGTGTCGCTCGCCCGCGAATGGGACGCGGGCCTTGCCGACTGGATCGGCGCCGAAGTCGCCTTCCCCGATTCGATGGTCGATTCGATCACCCCGGCGAGCGACCCGGCCTTCCTCGCCAGGATCGCCGAGCAACTGGGAGTCACCGACCAGGCGGCCGTGCAGCGCGAGCGCTTCACCCAATGGGTGCTGCAGCGCTTCAACCCCGCCGACGGCCCAGACCTGGCCGCCGCGGGCGTGACGCTGACCAACGACGTCCAGGGCTATGAGCAGGCCAAGCTGCGCATCCTCAACGGCGCGCATTCGAGCCTCGCCTATATCGGCCTGGCGCTCGGCCATGAGACGGTGTTCGAGGCCGTCAGCGATCCTGCGCTGGGCGGCTTTGTCGACCGGCTGATGCATGACGACATCGCCGGCGCGCTCAAGCCCGTCGAAGGGCTCGACGTGCAGGGCTATGCCGATGCCGTGCTCGGCCGCTTCCGCAATCCCGCGATCCGCCATCTGCTCAGCCAGATCGCCTGGGACGGCTCGCAGAAGCTGCCCTATCGCCTGCTCGACACGGTCCGCGACCGGCTGGCGGCGGGGCAGGACGTGGCGCGGCTGGCGGTGCCGGTGGCGGCGTGGATCGCGTTCCTGCATCGCAAGGCGCAGCTCGGCGAGACAATCACCGATCCGCTGGCAGACATGCTCGCCGGCGCGGCTTCGGGGAGCGACCCGGCGGCTGCCGTACTGGCGCTGCGGCAGGTGTTTCCGGCGCAGCTCGCCGAGGATGCGCGGTTCCGCGATGCGGTGGTCGCAGCGGTGCCGGCGTTCCTCGAGGGTCGGGCAACGGCGCTGCTGGCGCGCTGA
- a CDS encoding S8 family serine peptidase, producing MPEYSVLSVPKAEAPATLDFAVESVGQPATPKLDRQTLTPFEAVVIEQQEEVQVVARRMPIRLIEPRDVAPGTAGDTAWGLDAIGALQSKFTGAGAVVAILDTGIKAGHPAFSGIEIVQEDFTGEGNGDWHGHGTHCAGTILGRDVDGTRIGVAPGVTKLLVGKVIGEKSADSTMLFDAIDWAVRAGADVISMSLGIDFPGYVSRRILIDKMPTEAAVSDALEAYRNNLRMLDAIMGMIHVGGNYGRDAVVVAAAGNESMRPRYKIAASIPGAALDVVAVAAMQPDPAGGYGVTSFSNSLPQLAAPGLEILSADAKTDKLIKMSGTSMACPHVAGVAALLWEALTKEGLEPTGANIKARLLATAKRDKIVAGTTGTDIGQGMVAAP from the coding sequence ATGCCTGAATATTCAGTCCTTTCGGTGCCCAAGGCCGAGGCTCCGGCGACGTTGGACTTCGCAGTCGAGTCCGTGGGGCAACCCGCCACCCCCAAGCTCGATCGCCAGACGCTCACGCCGTTCGAAGCGGTCGTGATCGAGCAGCAGGAGGAGGTCCAGGTCGTTGCCCGGCGGATGCCGATCCGCTTGATCGAACCGCGCGACGTGGCACCCGGCACGGCCGGCGACACCGCCTGGGGCCTCGACGCGATCGGCGCGCTGCAATCGAAGTTCACCGGCGCGGGCGCAGTCGTCGCGATCCTCGATACCGGCATCAAGGCGGGCCATCCGGCGTTCAGCGGTATCGAGATCGTCCAGGAGGATTTCACCGGCGAAGGTAACGGCGACTGGCATGGCCATGGCACGCACTGCGCCGGCACCATCCTCGGCCGCGATGTCGACGGCACCCGCATCGGCGTGGCGCCCGGAGTGACCAAGCTGCTCGTCGGCAAGGTGATCGGCGAGAAGAGCGCCGATTCGACCATGTTGTTCGACGCGATCGACTGGGCCGTGCGGGCAGGAGCCGACGTGATCTCGATGTCGCTCGGCATCGATTTCCCGGGCTATGTCTCACGGCGCATCCTGATCGACAAGATGCCGACCGAGGCCGCGGTCTCCGATGCGCTGGAAGCCTATCGGAACAATCTGCGGATGCTCGACGCGATCATGGGGATGATCCATGTCGGCGGCAATTATGGTCGCGATGCCGTAGTCGTCGCCGCCGCCGGCAACGAGAGCATGCGCCCGCGCTACAAGATCGCCGCCTCGATCCCCGGCGCCGCGCTCGACGTCGTTGCCGTCGCGGCGATGCAGCCGGACCCCGCGGGAGGCTACGGTGTCACCAGCTTCTCGAACAGCCTGCCGCAGCTCGCCGCCCCCGGTCTGGAGATCCTGTCCGCCGATGCCAAGACCGACAAGCTCATCAAGATGAGCGGCACGAGCATGGCGTGCCCGCACGTCGCAGGGGTCGCCGCGCTGTTGTGGGAGGCCCTGACGAAGGAAGGCCTTGAGCCGACCGGCGCCAATATCAAGGCCCGTCTCCTCGCGACCGCAAAGCGCGACAAGATCGTCGCCGGCACGACGGGAACCGATATCGGCCAGGGCATGGTTGCCGCGCCCTAG
- a CDS encoding ligase-associated DNA damage response DEXH box helicase, protein MSAPDLPQPLADWFAARGWAPRRHQREMLEAGRRGEHALLVAPTGAGKTLAGFLPTLAELIDEPADGLHTLYISPLKALAVDVQRNLLTPIEEMGVPIRVETRTGDTPWDKKVRQRARPPQVLLTTPESLSLLLSYEDSLTMFAGLKTVVIDEVHAFATGKRGDLLALALARLQRLAPNLRRVALSATVADPDGYRAWLAPYGDIDKVTLVQGEKGAEPNIAILLPEDKVPWAGHSGSYAIPQVMAEIELHRTTIVFCNTRGLAELVFQQLWKVNELKLPIGVHHGSLSLEARRKAEQAMADGQLRALVATASLDLGVDWGDVDCVIQMGAPKGSSRLLQRIGRANHRLDEPSEAVLVPGNRFEYLEARAALDAVEQGELDPDIFRPGALDVLAQHVMACACAAPFRRDDLLHEIRAALPYSALTDEVFDRVLSFIADGGYSLRAYDKFKRLTHGKDGLWRVTTPAFVAQHRLNAGIIVEAPMMEVRFKNGRRLGKIEEAFGTQLSPGDTFVFAGMALEVERVELTELVVRATAKQARYVSYMGARLAITTTLANRVRRYLHDRSEWLRFPADVQEWLGAQARRSAIPAPGQLLVETFPHEGKHHMVAYSFEGWNAHQSLGMLITRRMEALGLKPLGFVANDYALAVYGLEKIEDPRVLFSPDILEDEFVEWVQGSALLKRAFREVAIIGGLVERQHPGKKKTGRQVTFSTDLIYDVLRKYEPDHLLLSAAWADARARMTDVGRLGHLLDTAAETMLHIDLPRVSPMAVPVLIMIGRENVAQGMTEDALLMEAENIAAEAMRLD, encoded by the coding sequence GTGTCCGCGCCCGACCTTCCCCAACCGCTTGCTGACTGGTTCGCCGCCCGCGGCTGGGCGCCGCGGCGCCACCAGCGCGAGATGCTCGAAGCGGGGCGCCGGGGCGAGCATGCGCTGCTCGTTGCCCCCACCGGCGCCGGCAAGACGCTGGCCGGCTTCCTGCCGACGCTGGCCGAGCTGATCGACGAACCCGCCGACGGGTTGCACACGCTCTACATCTCGCCCCTCAAGGCGCTGGCAGTGGACGTGCAGCGCAACCTGCTCACGCCGATCGAGGAAATGGGCGTTCCTATCCGCGTCGAGACACGCACCGGCGATACCCCCTGGGACAAGAAGGTCCGCCAGCGCGCCCGGCCGCCGCAAGTCCTGCTGACCACGCCCGAATCGCTCAGCCTGCTGCTGTCCTACGAAGACAGTCTGACGATGTTCGCCGGCCTGAAGACCGTAGTGATCGACGAGGTCCATGCCTTCGCCACCGGCAAGCGCGGCGACCTGCTGGCGCTGGCGCTGGCCCGGCTCCAGCGCCTCGCCCCCAACCTGCGCCGGGTAGCGCTGTCGGCGACGGTGGCCGACCCGGACGGCTACCGCGCCTGGCTCGCCCCCTATGGCGACATCGACAAGGTGACATTGGTCCAGGGCGAGAAGGGCGCCGAGCCCAATATTGCCATCCTGCTGCCGGAGGACAAAGTCCCCTGGGCGGGTCATTCGGGCAGCTATGCGATCCCGCAGGTCATGGCCGAGATCGAGCTGCACAGGACGACGATCGTCTTCTGCAACACCCGCGGGCTCGCCGAGCTGGTCTTCCAGCAGCTGTGGAAGGTCAACGAGCTCAAGCTGCCGATCGGCGTGCATCACGGCAGCCTCAGCCTCGAGGCCCGGCGCAAGGCCGAGCAGGCGATGGCCGACGGCCAGCTGCGCGCGCTGGTCGCCACCGCCAGCCTCGACCTCGGCGTCGACTGGGGCGACGTCGACTGCGTGATCCAGATGGGGGCGCCCAAGGGCTCCTCGCGCCTGCTCCAGCGCATCGGCCGCGCCAACCACCGGCTCGACGAGCCCAGCGAGGCGGTGCTCGTCCCCGGCAACCGCTTCGAATATCTCGAGGCGCGCGCCGCACTGGATGCGGTCGAGCAGGGCGAGCTCGACCCCGACATCTTCCGCCCCGGCGCGCTCGACGTGCTCGCCCAGCACGTCATGGCCTGTGCCTGTGCGGCACCCTTCCGGCGCGACGATCTGCTGCACGAGATCCGCGCAGCATTGCCCTATTCGGCGCTCACCGACGAGGTGTTCGACCGCGTCCTGAGCTTCATCGCCGACGGCGGCTATTCCCTGCGCGCCTATGACAAGTTCAAGCGCCTGACCCATGGCAAGGACGGGCTGTGGCGGGTCACCACGCCTGCCTTTGTTGCGCAGCATCGGTTGAACGCCGGCATCATCGTCGAGGCGCCGATGATGGAGGTGCGCTTCAAGAACGGGCGCCGGCTCGGCAAGATCGAGGAGGCGTTCGGCACCCAGCTCTCGCCCGGCGACACCTTCGTCTTCGCCGGCATGGCGCTGGAGGTCGAGCGGGTCGAGCTGACCGAACTGGTTGTCCGCGCCACCGCCAAGCAGGCGCGCTACGTCTCGTACATGGGCGCCCGGCTGGCGATCACCACGACGCTGGCCAACCGCGTCCGCCGCTATCTGCACGACCGCAGCGAATGGCTGCGCTTTCCGGCGGACGTCCAGGAATGGCTCGGCGCCCAGGCCCGCCGCTCGGCGATCCCCGCCCCCGGCCAGCTGCTCGTCGAGACCTTCCCGCACGAGGGCAAGCACCACATGGTGGCCTACAGCTTCGAGGGCTGGAACGCGCACCAGTCGCTTGGCATGCTGATCACGCGGCGGATGGAGGCGCTGGGGCTGAAGCCGCTGGGCTTCGTCGCCAACGACTATGCCCTGGCCGTCTACGGCCTGGAGAAGATCGAGGACCCGCGCGTGCTGTTCTCGCCCGACATCCTCGAGGACGAGTTCGTCGAATGGGTGCAGGGCTCGGCGCTGCTGAAACGCGCATTCCGCGAAGTGGCAATCATCGGCGGCCTGGTCGAGCGGCAGCATCCGGGCAAGAAGAAGACCGGGCGCCAAGTCACCTTCTCTACCGACCTGATCTACGACGTGCTGCGCAAATACGAGCCCGACCATCTGCTGCTGAGCGCCGCCTGGGCCGATGCCCGCGCCCGGATGACCGATGTCGGGCGGCTCGGCCATCTGCTCGACACCGCCGCCGAGACGATGCTCCATATCGACCTGCCCCGCGTCTCGCCGATGGCCGTGCCGGTGCTGATCATGATTGGCCGCGAGAATGTCGCGCAGGGCATGACCGAGGACGCGCTGCTGATGGAAGCGGAGAACATCGCGGCGGAGGCGATGCGGCTCGACTAG
- a CDS encoding ATP phosphoribosyltransferase regulatory subunit: MSGLLPEGFHDRLPPAADAATRLESRVLGVARGYGYEQVDPPLAEFADELSARLKAAGAMRDAVRFVDPVSQRTLAIRPDLTAQVGRIAATRMGHHPRPVRLSYAGPVIKLSASELDPLRATRQIGAELIGLDTVAAATEVVRVAIEALQAGGVEGIALDFTLPDLVDCLAGDSLTPAQLATLRERLDAKDAAGVAAIDARYLPLIEAAGPFDAAIERLRAIDAGKALATRLDGLAAIAERIQGQAALTLDPTERHGFEYQSWLGFSLFARGVRGEIGRGGTYTILHGNGREEAAVGFSLYADPILNAGIGAGDRQRLFLPLGTPAGIAAKLRAEGWVTVAGLEEDDTPEAQLCTHVLRDGAPQAV; encoded by the coding sequence ATGAGCGGCCTCCTTCCCGAAGGCTTTCACGATCGCCTCCCCCCCGCGGCCGATGCCGCGACACGCCTCGAGTCCCGCGTGCTCGGCGTTGCGCGCGGCTATGGCTATGAGCAGGTCGATCCGCCGCTTGCCGAATTCGCCGACGAACTGAGCGCGCGCCTCAAGGCCGCCGGTGCGATGCGCGACGCAGTGCGCTTCGTCGATCCGGTTTCGCAGCGCACGCTGGCGATCCGCCCCGATCTCACCGCCCAGGTCGGCCGCATCGCCGCCACCCGCATGGGCCACCATCCGCGCCCGGTGCGCCTCTCCTATGCCGGCCCGGTGATCAAGCTCTCCGCCTCCGAGCTCGATCCGCTGCGCGCCACCCGCCAGATCGGTGCCGAGCTGATCGGCCTCGATACCGTCGCCGCTGCCACCGAAGTGGTGCGCGTCGCGATCGAGGCGCTGCAGGCCGGCGGCGTCGAAGGCATCGCGCTCGATTTCACGCTGCCCGACCTGGTCGATTGCCTGGCCGGCGACAGCCTCACCCCTGCCCAGCTCGCCACGCTGCGGGAGCGCCTCGATGCCAAGGACGCCGCCGGTGTTGCCGCGATCGATGCGCGCTACCTGCCGCTGATCGAAGCCGCTGGTCCGTTCGATGCCGCGATCGAGCGGCTGCGCGCGATCGACGCGGGCAAGGCGCTCGCCACGCGCCTCGACGGCCTCGCCGCGATTGCCGAGCGCATCCAGGGCCAGGCCGCGCTCACCCTCGACCCGACCGAGCGCCACGGCTTCGAATATCAGAGCTGGCTCGGCTTCTCGCTGTTCGCGCGGGGCGTGCGCGGCGAGATCGGGCGCGGCGGCACCTATACGATCCTCCACGGCAACGGCCGCGAGGAAGCCGCGGTCGGCTTCTCGCTCTATGCCGATCCGATCCTCAATGCCGGCATCGGCGCGGGCGACCGCCAGCGCCTGTTCCTGCCGCTCGGCACGCCCGCGGGCATCGCCGCCAAGCTGCGCGCGGAAGGCTGGGTCACCGTCGCCGGGCTCGAGGAGGACGACACGCCCGAGGCGCAGCTCTGCACGCATGTGCTGCGCGACGGGGCACCGCAGGCGGTCTGA
- a CDS encoding phosphoserine transaminase, whose product MTDSTAADATLAPVAKPATKPARPYFSSGPCAKPPGWSPEKLATDSLGRSHRSKIGKTRLQYCIDLMREALRLPDTHRIGIVPGSDTGAFEMAMWTMLGAREVTTLAWESFGEGWVTDAVKQLKLEPNVVRADYGQLPDLDALDWSTDVLFTWNGTTSGVRVPDGEWIPADREGLTFADATSAVFAYDLPWDKIDVATFSWQKVLGGEGAHGVLILGPRAVERLTEYTPAWPLPKVFRLVSKGALAEGVFKGETINTPSMLAVEDAIFALEWAKGLGGLEGLIARSDANAAALDKIVAARPWLGHLAELHGIRSKTSVCLTVEGADEAFIKKFAGLLEKEGAAYDVAGYRDAPPGLRIWCGATVDTADIEALGPWLDWAYAEAKAG is encoded by the coding sequence ATGACTGATTCGACTGCCGCCGACGCCACCCTTGCGCCTGTCGCAAAGCCCGCCACCAAGCCGGCGCGTCCCTATTTCTCTTCCGGTCCCTGCGCCAAGCCTCCCGGCTGGTCGCCCGAGAAGCTCGCCACCGACTCGCTCGGCCGCTCGCACCGCTCGAAGATCGGCAAGACCCGCCTCCAATATTGCATCGACCTGATGCGCGAGGCGCTCCGCCTTCCCGACACCCACCGCATCGGCATCGTGCCCGGCTCGGATACCGGCGCCTTCGAAATGGCGATGTGGACGATGCTCGGCGCCCGCGAAGTAACGACGCTCGCCTGGGAGAGCTTCGGCGAGGGCTGGGTCACCGATGCCGTCAAGCAGCTCAAGCTCGAACCGAACGTCGTCCGCGCCGATTACGGCCAGCTTCCCGATCTCGATGCGCTCGACTGGTCGACCGACGTCCTCTTCACCTGGAACGGCACCACCAGCGGCGTCCGCGTGCCCGACGGCGAGTGGATCCCCGCCGACCGCGAGGGCCTGACCTTCGCCGACGCCACTTCGGCGGTGTTCGCCTACGACCTGCCCTGGGACAAGATCGACGTCGCCACCTTCTCCTGGCAGAAGGTGCTGGGCGGCGAGGGTGCGCACGGCGTGCTGATCCTCGGTCCCCGCGCGGTCGAGCGGCTCACCGAATACACCCCGGCCTGGCCGCTGCCCAAGGTGTTCCGCCTCGTCTCCAAGGGCGCGCTCGCCGAGGGCGTGTTCAAGGGCGAGACGATCAACACCCCGTCGATGCTCGCCGTCGAGGACGCGATCTTCGCGCTCGAATGGGCCAAGGGCCTGGGCGGGCTCGAAGGGCTGATCGCCCGCTCGGACGCCAATGCCGCTGCGCTCGACAAGATCGTCGCGGCACGGCCCTGGCTCGGTCATCTCGCCGAGCTGCACGGCATCCGCTCTAAGACCAGCGTGTGCCTCACCGTCGAGGGTGCCGACGAAGCCTTCATCAAGAAGTTCGCCGGCCTGCTCGAGAAGGAAGGCGCGGCGTACGACGTCGCCGGCTATCGCGACGCCCCGCCGGGCCTGCGGATCTGGTGCGGCGCCACCGTCGATACCGCCGATATCGAGGCGCTCGGCCCCTGGCTCGACTGGGCCTATGCCGAAGCCAAGGCCGGCTGA
- a CDS encoding extensin family protein — translation MRFRLLSALVLPVLLASCVFGGDDRPAPAPIRPRSSGPITLNGPTPRDVQQCFADLSRERVRYSALPDRDFGGGCIVTGAVQLLDIGVPVTGLKSMKCGLARSFTAWVRFAVAPAARQILGSDLVRVETYGTYSCRGIIGGSAATVNRMSEHGLANAVDVSGFVLADGRRITIERDWRTDDQQVRGFLETIHGSACKRFATVLSPDYNAAHYNHLHLDMGRGPFCR, via the coding sequence ATGCGGTTCCGGCTCCTCAGCGCCCTCGTGCTGCCCGTCCTCCTCGCAAGCTGCGTATTCGGCGGCGACGATCGGCCCGCGCCGGCGCCGATTCGCCCGCGCAGCTCGGGGCCGATCACGCTGAACGGCCCGACGCCGCGCGACGTGCAGCAATGTTTCGCCGACCTCTCCCGCGAACGGGTGCGCTACTCCGCGCTGCCTGACCGCGATTTCGGCGGCGGCTGCATCGTCACCGGGGCTGTGCAGCTGCTCGACATCGGCGTGCCGGTGACCGGGCTCAAATCGATGAAATGCGGGTTGGCGCGCAGCTTCACCGCCTGGGTGCGCTTCGCGGTGGCGCCGGCGGCGCGGCAGATCCTCGGCAGCGACCTGGTCCGCGTCGAGACCTATGGCACCTATTCGTGCCGCGGGATCATCGGCGGCAGCGCGGCGACGGTGAACCGCATGTCCGAGCACGGCCTCGCCAATGCGGTCGACGTATCGGGCTTCGTGCTGGCCGACGGGCGGCGCATCACGATCGAGCGCGACTGGCGCACGGACGACCAACAGGTGCGCGGCTTCCTCGAGACGATCCACGGCTCGGCCTGCAAGCGCTTCGCCACGGTGCTGAGCCCCGACTATAACGCGGCGCACTACAACCATCTGCATCTCGACATGGGGAGAGGTCCCTTTTGCCGCTGA